In the Carassius gibelio isolate Cgi1373 ecotype wild population from Czech Republic chromosome A2, carGib1.2-hapl.c, whole genome shotgun sequence genome, one interval contains:
- the LOC127936634 gene encoding polymeric immunoglobulin receptor isoform X20 gives MSSCFFSIMYMMKMQGEETLQCFNRRTDSLKFIVFFLWLITAPEGRAGSVSRRLTVQTGGSLIIPCHYDRKYTDHKKYWCFHAKSAYNYCSILAYANETKGRVSVIDHPDQSFFTVTMRNLQNEDTGAYWCVVEIEGIFERDESEQLYLTVQSAPDVSVVNSSVSGQEGGDISVQCFYSSGYKNKLKQWCRYKDQSCYTVGRTNTSQNSSVQISDDGRGSFTVLMTGLRLTDSDWYYCSAGDLQAPVQLNVSENSQVPFLTVNEPKSESVTTEVSERNGRDATALSSTTPVSVNTDQTVSSEEQQNENYLYLELWIPAVVLLMVIVIFVSAVKLRKKHNRNEYITEVNRVRASDTGNGSSSVLAENDVTYTSVIVQTKTKASSPVSVEDEVTYSSVHKWKPLNT, from the exons ATGAGTAGCTGTTTCTTTAGCATCATGTACATGATGAAGATGCAGGGAGAAGAAACATTGCAATGTTTTAACAGAAGGACTGACAGTTTGAAGTTCATTGTGTTTTTCCTTTGGCTCATAACAG CTCCTGAAGGCAGAGCAGGTTCAGTAAGCAGACGGTTAACAGTTCAGACTGGAGGATCGCTCATTATTCCATGTCATTATGACAGAAAATACACCGATCACAAAAAATACTGGTGCTTTCATGCCAAGTCAGCTTACAATTACTGCAGTATTCTGGCATATGCTAATGAAACCAAAGGAAGAGTGTCAGTAATTGATCATCCAGATCAGAGTTTCTTTACTGTGACTATGAGAAACCTGCAGAATGAAGACACTGGAGCTTATTGGTGTGTTGTGGAGATTGAAGGAATATTTGAACGAGATGAGAGTGAGCAGCTCTATCTGACAGTTCAATCAG ctcctGATGTGTCTGTGGTGAACAGCAGTGTATCTGGACAAGAAGGTGGTGATATCAGTGTTCAGTGTTTCTACAGTTCTGGATATAAGAATAAACTCAAACAGTGGTGCAGATATAAAGATCAGAGCTGTTACACAGTGGGGAGGACTAACACATCCCAGAATTCATCAGTCCAGATCAGTGATGATGGGAGAGGATCCTTCACTGTGCTGATGACTGGACTGAGACTCACTGATTCTGACTGGTACTACTGTTCTGCTGGAGATCTGCAGGCTCCTGTTCAACTTAATGTCTCTG AAAATTCACAGGTTCCTTTTCTCACGGTCAATGAACCAAAATCAG aatctGTGACCACAGAAGTATCTGAGAGAAACGG CAGAGATGCAACTGCTCTCTCATCTACAACACCAGTTTCAGTTAACACTGATCAAACAGTGAGCAGTGAAGAGCAGCAGAATGa GAATTATTTGTATCTGGAGCTGTGGATTCCAGCGGTTGTGCTGCTGATGGTGATTGTGATTTTCGTGTCAGCTGtaaaactgagaaagaaacaca ACAGAAATGAATACATCACAGAGGTGAACAGAGTTAGAGCCAGTGACACA GGAAACGGTTCTTCTTCAGTGCTTGCAGAGAATGATGTGACTTACACCTCTGTGATAGttcaaactaaaactaaagca
- the LOC127936634 gene encoding polymeric immunoglobulin receptor isoform X13, which yields MSSCFFSIMYMMKMQGEETLQCFNRRTDSLKFIVFFLWLITAPEGRAGSVSRRLTVQTGGSLIIPCHYDRKYTDHKKYWCFHAKSAYNYCSILAYANETKGRVSVIDHPDQSFFTVTMRNLQNEDTGAYWCVVEIEGIFERDESEQLYLTVQSAPDVSVVNSSVSGQEGGDISVQCFYSSGYKNKLKQWCRYKDQSCYTVGRTNTSQNSSVQISDDGRGSFTVLMTGLRLTDSDWYYCSAGDLQAPVQLNVSENSQVPFLTVNEPKSESVTTEVSERNGRDATALSSTTPVSVNTDQTVSSEEQQNENYLYLELWIPAVVLLMVIVIFVSAVKLRKKHNRNEYITEVNRVRASDTGNGSSSVLAENDVTYTSVIVQTKTKASSPVSVEDEVTYSSVHKWKPLNT from the exons ATGAGTAGCTGTTTCTTTAGCATCATGTACATGATGAAGATGCAGGGAGAAGAAACATTGCAATGTTTTAACAGAAGGACTGACAGTTTGAAGTTCATTGTGTTTTTCCTTTGGCTCATAACAG CTCCTGAAGGCAGAGCAGGTTCAGTAAGCAGACGGTTAACAGTTCAGACTGGAGGATCGCTCATTATTCCATGTCATTATGACAGAAAATACACCGATCACAAAAAATACTGGTGCTTTCATGCCAAGTCAGCTTACAATTACTGCAGTATTCTGGCATATGCTAATGAAACCAAAGGAAGAGTGTCAGTAATTGATCATCCAGATCAGAGTTTCTTTACTGTGACTATGAGAAACCTGCAGAATGAAGACACTGGAGCTTATTGGTGTGTTGTGGAGATTGAAGGAATATTTGAACGAGATGAGAGTGAGCAGCTCTATCTGACAGTTCAATCAG ctcctGATGTGTCTGTGGTGAACAGCAGTGTATCTGGACAAGAAGGTGGTGATATCAGTGTTCAGTGTTTCTACAGTTCTGGATATAAGAATAAACTCAAACAGTGGTGCAGATATAAAGATCAGAGCTGTTACACAGTGGGGAGGACTAACACATCCCAGAATTCATCAGTCCAGATCAGTGATGATGGGAGAGGATCCTTCACTGTGCTGATGACTGGACTGAGACTCACTGATTCTGACTGGTACTACTGTTCTGCTGGAGATCTGCAGGCTCCTGTTCAACTTAATGTCTCTG AAAATTCACAGGTTCCTTTTCTCACGGTCAATGAACCAAAATCAG aatctGTGACCACAGAAGTATCTGAGAGAAACGG CAGAGATGCAACTGCTCTCTCATCTACAACACCAGTTTCAGTTAACACTGATCAAACAGTGAGCAGTGAAGAGCAGCAGAATGa GAATTATTTGTATCTGGAGCTGTGGATTCCAGCGGTTGTGCTGCTGATGGTGATTGTGATTTTCGTGTCAGCTGtaaaactgagaaagaaacaca ACAGAAATGAATACATCACAGAGGTGAACAGAGTTAGAGCCAGTGACACA GGAAACGGTTCTTCTTCAGTGCTTGCAGAGAATGATGTGACTTACACCTCTGTGATAGttcaaactaaaactaaagca AGCAGTCCAGTATCTGTGGAGGACGAGGTGACCTACAGCTCTGTGCACAA GTGGAAACCACTAAATACCTGA
- the LOC127936634 gene encoding polymeric immunoglobulin receptor isoform X17, with product MSSCFFSIMYMMKMQGEETLQCFNRRTDSLKFIVFFLWLITAPEGRAGSVSRRLTVQTGGSLIIPCHYDRKYTDHKKYWCFHAKSAYNYCSILAYANETKGRVSVIDHPDQSFFTVTMRNLQNEDTGAYWCVVEIEGIFERDESEQLYLTVQSAPDVSVVNSSVSGQEGGDISVQCFYSSGYKNKLKQWCRYKDQSCYTVGRTNTSQNSSVQISDDGRGSFTVLMTGLRLTDSDWYYCSAGDLQAPVQLNVSENSQVPFLTVNEPKSESVTTEVSERNGRDATALSSTTPVSVNTDQTVSSEEQQNENYLYLELWIPAVVLLMVIVIFVSAVKLRKKHNRNEYITEVNRVRASDTGNGSSSVLAENDVTYTSVIVQTKTKASSPVSVEDEVTYSSVHKWKPLNT from the exons ATGAGTAGCTGTTTCTTTAGCATCATGTACATGATGAAGATGCAGGGAGAAGAAACATTGCAATGTTTTAACAGAAGGACTGACAGTTTGAAGTTCATTGTGTTTTTCCTTTGGCTCATAACAG CTCCTGAAGGCAGAGCAGGTTCAGTAAGCAGACGGTTAACAGTTCAGACTGGAGGATCGCTCATTATTCCATGTCATTATGACAGAAAATACACCGATCACAAAAAATACTGGTGCTTTCATGCCAAGTCAGCTTACAATTACTGCAGTATTCTGGCATATGCTAATGAAACCAAAGGAAGAGTGTCAGTAATTGATCATCCAGATCAGAGTTTCTTTACTGTGACTATGAGAAACCTGCAGAATGAAGACACTGGAGCTTATTGGTGTGTTGTGGAGATTGAAGGAATATTTGAACGAGATGAGAGTGAGCAGCTCTATCTGACAGTTCAATCAG ctcctGATGTGTCTGTGGTGAACAGCAGTGTATCTGGACAAGAAGGTGGTGATATCAGTGTTCAGTGTTTCTACAGTTCTGGATATAAGAATAAACTCAAACAGTGGTGCAGATATAAAGATCAGAGCTGTTACACAGTGGGGAGGACTAACACATCCCAGAATTCATCAGTCCAGATCAGTGATGATGGGAGAGGATCCTTCACTGTGCTGATGACTGGACTGAGACTCACTGATTCTGACTGGTACTACTGTTCTGCTGGAGATCTGCAGGCTCCTGTTCAACTTAATGTCTCTG AAAATTCACAGGTTCCTTTTCTCACGGTCAATGAACCAAAATCAG aatctGTGACCACAGAAGTATCTGAGAGAAACGG CAGAGATGCAACTGCTCTCTCATCTACAACACCAGTTTCAGTTAACACTGATCAAACAGTGAGCAGTGAAGAGCAGCAGAATGa GAATTATTTGTATCTGGAGCTGTGGATTCCAGCGGTTGTGCTGCTGATGGTGATTGTGATTTTCGTGTCAGCTGtaaaactgagaaagaaacaca ACAGAAATGAATACATCACAGAGGTGAACAGAGTTAGAGCCAGTGACACA GGAAACGGTTCTTCTTCAGTGCTTGCAGAGAATGATGTGACTTACACCTCTGTGATAGttcaaactaaaactaaagca AGCAGTCCAGTATCTGTGGAGGACGAGGTGACCTACAGCTCTGTGCACAA
- the LOC127936634 gene encoding polymeric immunoglobulin receptor isoform X30, translated as MSSCFFSIMYMMKMQGEETLQCFNRRTDSLKFIVFFLWLITAPEGRAGSVSRRLTVQTGGSLIIPCHYDRKYTDHKKYWCFHAKSAYNYCSILAYANETKGRVSVIDHPDQSFFTVTMRNLQNEDTGAYWCVVEIEGIFERDESEQLYLTVQSAPDVSVVNSSVSGQEGGDISVQCFYSSGYKNKLKQWCRYKDQSCYTVGRTNTSQNSSVQISDDGRGSFTVLMTGLRLTDSDWYYCSAGDLQAPVQLNVSENSQVPFLTVNEPKSESVTTEVSERNGRDATALSSTTPVSVNTDQTVSSEEQQNENYLYLELWIPAVVLLMVIVIFVSAVKLRKKHNRNEYITEVNRVRASDTGNGSSSVLAENDVTYTSVIVQTKTKASSPVSVEDEVTYSSVHK; from the exons ATGAGTAGCTGTTTCTTTAGCATCATGTACATGATGAAGATGCAGGGAGAAGAAACATTGCAATGTTTTAACAGAAGGACTGACAGTTTGAAGTTCATTGTGTTTTTCCTTTGGCTCATAACAG CTCCTGAAGGCAGAGCAGGTTCAGTAAGCAGACGGTTAACAGTTCAGACTGGAGGATCGCTCATTATTCCATGTCATTATGACAGAAAATACACCGATCACAAAAAATACTGGTGCTTTCATGCCAAGTCAGCTTACAATTACTGCAGTATTCTGGCATATGCTAATGAAACCAAAGGAAGAGTGTCAGTAATTGATCATCCAGATCAGAGTTTCTTTACTGTGACTATGAGAAACCTGCAGAATGAAGACACTGGAGCTTATTGGTGTGTTGTGGAGATTGAAGGAATATTTGAACGAGATGAGAGTGAGCAGCTCTATCTGACAGTTCAATCAG ctcctGATGTGTCTGTGGTGAACAGCAGTGTATCTGGACAAGAAGGTGGTGATATCAGTGTTCAGTGTTTCTACAGTTCTGGATATAAGAATAAACTCAAACAGTGGTGCAGATATAAAGATCAGAGCTGTTACACAGTGGGGAGGACTAACACATCCCAGAATTCATCAGTCCAGATCAGTGATGATGGGAGAGGATCCTTCACTGTGCTGATGACTGGACTGAGACTCACTGATTCTGACTGGTACTACTGTTCTGCTGGAGATCTGCAGGCTCCTGTTCAACTTAATGTCTCTG AAAATTCACAGGTTCCTTTTCTCACGGTCAATGAACCAAAATCAG aatctGTGACCACAGAAGTATCTGAGAGAAACGG CAGAGATGCAACTGCTCTCTCATCTACAACACCAGTTTCAGTTAACACTGATCAAACAGTGAGCAGTGAAGAGCAGCAGAATGa GAATTATTTGTATCTGGAGCTGTGGATTCCAGCGGTTGTGCTGCTGATGGTGATTGTGATTTTCGTGTCAGCTGtaaaactgagaaagaaacaca ACAGAAATGAATACATCACAGAGGTGAACAGAGTTAGAGCCAGTGACACA GGAAACGGTTCTTCTTCAGTGCTTGCAGAGAATGATGTGACTTACACCTCTGTGATAGttcaaactaaaactaaagca AGCAGTCCAGTATCTGTGGAGGACGAGGTGACCTACAGCTCTGTGCACAAGTAG
- the LOC127936634 gene encoding polymeric immunoglobulin receptor isoform X32 encodes MSSCFFSIMYMMKMQGEETLQCFNRRTDSLKFIVFFLWLITAPEGRAGSVSRRLTVQTGGSLIIPCHYDRKYTDHKKYWCFHAKSAYNYCSILAYANETKGRVSVIDHPDQSFFTVTMRNLQNEDTGAYWCVVEIEGIFERDESEQLYLTVQSAPDVSVVNSSVSGQEGGDISVQCFYSSGYKNKLKQWCRYKDQSCYTVGRTNTSQNSSVQISDDGRGSFTVLMTGLRLTDSDWYYCSAGDLQAPVQLNVSENSQVPFLTVNEPKSESVTTEVSERNGRDATALSSTTPVSVNTDQTVSSEEQQNENYLYLELWIPAVVLLMVIVIFVSAVKLRKKHNRNEYITEVNRVRASDTGNGSSSVLAENDVTYTSVIVQTKTKASSPVSVEDEVTYSSVHK; translated from the exons ATGAGTAGCTGTTTCTTTAGCATCATGTACATGATGAAGATGCAGGGAGAAGAAACATTGCAATGTTTTAACAGAAGGACTGACAGTTTGAAGTTCATTGTGTTTTTCCTTTGGCTCATAACAG CTCCTGAAGGCAGAGCAGGTTCAGTAAGCAGACGGTTAACAGTTCAGACTGGAGGATCGCTCATTATTCCATGTCATTATGACAGAAAATACACCGATCACAAAAAATACTGGTGCTTTCATGCCAAGTCAGCTTACAATTACTGCAGTATTCTGGCATATGCTAATGAAACCAAAGGAAGAGTGTCAGTAATTGATCATCCAGATCAGAGTTTCTTTACTGTGACTATGAGAAACCTGCAGAATGAAGACACTGGAGCTTATTGGTGTGTTGTGGAGATTGAAGGAATATTTGAACGAGATGAGAGTGAGCAGCTCTATCTGACAGTTCAATCAG ctcctGATGTGTCTGTGGTGAACAGCAGTGTATCTGGACAAGAAGGTGGTGATATCAGTGTTCAGTGTTTCTACAGTTCTGGATATAAGAATAAACTCAAACAGTGGTGCAGATATAAAGATCAGAGCTGTTACACAGTGGGGAGGACTAACACATCCCAGAATTCATCAGTCCAGATCAGTGATGATGGGAGAGGATCCTTCACTGTGCTGATGACTGGACTGAGACTCACTGATTCTGACTGGTACTACTGTTCTGCTGGAGATCTGCAGGCTCCTGTTCAACTTAATGTCTCTG AAAATTCACAGGTTCCTTTTCTCACGGTCAATGAACCAAAATCAG aatctGTGACCACAGAAGTATCTGAGAGAAACGG CAGAGATGCAACTGCTCTCTCATCTACAACACCAGTTTCAGTTAACACTGATCAAACAGTGAGCAGTGAAGAGCAGCAGAATGa GAATTATTTGTATCTGGAGCTGTGGATTCCAGCGGTTGTGCTGCTGATGGTGATTGTGATTTTCGTGTCAGCTGtaaaactgagaaagaaacaca ACAGAAATGAATACATCACAGAGGTGAACAGAGTTAGAGCCAGTGACACA GGAAACGGTTCTTCTTCAGTGCTTGCAGAGAATGATGTGACTTACACCTCTGTGATAGttcaaactaaaactaaagca